A genomic window from Brassica oleracea var. oleracea cultivar TO1000 chromosome C8, BOL, whole genome shotgun sequence includes:
- the LOC106310588 gene encoding protein PHLOEM PROTEIN 2-LIKE A6-like: protein MEGLQVFINFRGDELRLNFVDSLVIALRAARIKLFIDSDEQVGRTLRHLLVRIDQSKVALAIFSKEYTTSTWCLDELVRIKERMDDGKLTGIPIFYKVDPSVVSNLEGDFGDKFRRLQRENQHDQVRTQKWKEALTYMTGIVGVHLREGSGQTDNSFIEAIVARVQAVLAENAASFMIYAKRIEIEHADKPENWTWSSIHEAQNGKAIDIATLKEVYWMNITGNSTTSKLTPETMYKVVFVVKFEEDAIGWHKPVNLTLTLTMRDNTTIQQKQTCLLDTYVGDEEWVDIKAGEFVAPPKEAPARISFTMCQHDDTVRKTGLVVKGVAFRAVD from the exons ATGGAGGGCCTTCAAGTGTTCATCAACTTCCGTGGAGACGAGCTGCGCTTAAACTTCGTGGACTCTCTCGTGATTGCTTTGAGAGCAGCGAGAATCAAACTTTTCATAGACAGTGACGAGCAGGTGGGCAGAACCTTACGACACTTGCTCGTTAGGATCGACCAGTCAAAAGTCGCCCTAGCGATCTTCTCGAAAGAGTACACTACTTCAACTTGGTGCTTGGATGAGCTGGTAAGGATCAAGGAACGCATGGATGATGGCAAACTTACAGGGATTCCTATCTTCTATAAGGTGGATCCTTCCGTTGTGAGCAATCTTGAAGGCGATTTTGGTGATAAATTCAGGAGACTTCAACGCGAAAATCAACATGATCAAGTAAGAACCCAGAAATGGAAGGAAGCCTTAACGTATATGACCGGAATAGTAGGTGTGCACTTGCGTGAAGGAAG TGGTCAGACGGATAATAGTTTCATAGAAGCAATCGTCGCGAGGGTTCAGGCAGTGCTGGCCGAAAACGCTGCTAGTTTCATGATCTATGCAAAGAGAATCGAGATTGAACATGCGGACAAACCCGAAAATTGGACCTGGAGCTCAATCCACGAGGCACAAAA CGGAAAAGCCATTGACATTGCAACATTGAAAGAAGTTTACTGGATGAACATAACAGGAAATTCTACAACGAGTAAACTGACACCAGAAACAATGTACAAAGTTGTGTTCGTGGTTAAGTTCGAAGAGGATGCAATTGGATGGCATAAGCCGGTGAACTTGACTCTGACACTGACCATGCGCGATAACACCACGATTCAGCAGAAGCAGACATGTTTGTTAGACACCTACGTAGGTGACGAAGAATGGGTTGACATCAAGGCCGGAGAATTTGTGGCACCACCAAAGGAAGCACCCGCCAGGATATCTTTCACTATGTGTCAGCATGACGACACCGTACGGAAGACCGGACTTGTGGTAAAAGGTGTCGCGTTTCGTGCAGTGGACTAA